Genomic DNA from Ruminococcus sp. OA3:
AGAGAAGAACATCCCATGTGTGACATATGTAAGGAAGTTGCAACTTCGCGGTCGATTGCTCTTGGAGCAACTTCTTCTCTTTCCCAGATATCCTGCGTTGACTGAGGTGCTCTCTTTAAAAATCTCTGTGTACCGAATGGTTTACCGTATTCCATAAGACCGGTTTCAGCAACTTCGTGAGCCAGATCATAGATATCTTTTCCTTCTGTCTCAATGCCCCATTCTTTTGCGATACGGATCAGTTTGTCCGGATCTTTTACCTTGTAGTTTCCGTCTGCTGCTGATTCATACAGAGTGTGGCAGATTTCACGGCCATGATCTGAATGTGTAGCAGCTCCGCCTGCAGTGAATTTCAGGTAATTCCTGCCTACGATACCATGTGCATCACATCCGCAGATTCCACGTGGAGCCTTTGGTGTAATACGGCAAGGTCCCATAGAACAGATACGGCAGCAGATACCCTGCTCACCGAACTTACAATGCGGTGTCTGATTTTTCACACGCAGCTGCCAGGAATCCGCACCTACCTTTGCACCTGTCTCAAGCAGTCGGTCAGTCGCTGCTTCGAATTCTTCTACCGTTGTTAATTTGAATTCACTCATTATAAGCCTCCTTATAGTTTTTTGCTTCTTCCCCCACGGGGTGACATCCCATCCGCCCCCATGGGTTCTTGAATGATTTATTTTTTCCCCTTTTTTTAATTAAAAGGGGATAAAACACTGTGTTATGATGTTGGGCTCAAAAGTTTTTTTGAGCCTGGTATCAAGTATTATCTTACAAATCAAGTTTTTTAATAATGTCTCTCATCGCCTGCTTGACCGGTGAATCTTCCGGAAGTTCAACCGTTGGTTTCCCATCACAGTCATACTGATAAACGGTCTCGTCCTGCGGCACTATTCCCAGAAGAGTAAGGCCCTGTTTCTCAATCTCTTCTTTCGTGCCTTCATTCAATTCTCCTTTAGGCGCCCGGTTTACAATCAGCCCGACCGTCTTCGGCTTCATATTACATTCCCTGATCAGTTCAGCGATTCTGCCAGCCGCCTGCACGCCTCTTCTGGAACAGTCGCTTACCAGAATGGCCGTCTGCATACTCGGCAGGATACCGCGGCTGATATGTTCCATTCCTGCTTCATTATCAACAACAATATACGGATAGTGATTCTGCAGCTTTGCAAGCTGTGCCTGCAGAAGGCCATTCACAAAGCAGTAGCAGCCTTTTCCCTGCGTTCTTCCCATGACCAGCATATCAAAATCATCCTCCTCGATCAGAGCAGAGTTGAATTTGATCTCTGTATAATCCGCCTTACTCATACTCGGAGGTATCGGACTTTTCACTGCCATTTCAGCCTGTGCAACTTCTTCCCTGATATCTCCAAGTGTATAATCCACTTCCACTCCGAGAACCTCATTCAGATTAGAATTAGCGTCAGCGTCAACCGCAAGGACCGGACCCTTTTTCTCTCTGCAGAGTTCCTGGATCAGAAGTCCCGTGAGTGTAGTTTTCCCGACTCCGCCTTTTCCTGCCATTGCAATTACATGTGCCATTTATGCTGCCTCCTAATCATTACAATGTTAGTCTTTACAGTTTAGACCAGTGTACAGATACCGGATCTGTCAATAATTTCAGATACATCTTCCCATTTGTTCAGTGCATACAGATGGATACCGTTTACTCCACATGCGCGGTACTCATCAATCTGACGAATCGTATACTCTTTGCCCGCCTCTTTGAATGCAGCCTTCTTTTCGTCTGCAGCTGCATCAAACGGCTCTTTATCAAACGGATTCGGGAAAATCCAGTTCTTTGAAATGATCTCACACAGTTCACGCGGCATTACACAGCCGTTGCGTGAAAGTGCCATGTTGATTGTAGCCGCCATATCCAGGATCGGCATGATTCCCACATCTACCGGCATCGTGATGCCTGCCTCGCGGATCGCATCCAGCCAGTACTTGAACTGTTCCATATCCCAGCAGAGCTGCGTCATGATATAGTCTGCCCCATTATCCTGTTTTTGTTTCAGGAATGTGATATCCGCTTCCAGTGAGCGGCATGCGATATGGCCTTCAGGAGATCCCGCTACCGCAATCTCAAATTTATCCCCGAATTCTTTGCGGGCATATGCCACAAGGTCTGTTGCATAAGCAAAATCACCGCCTGTGCCTGTCCAGCCAAAAGGAAGGTCACCGCGCAGTGCCAGCATATGGTCTACTCCGTTGTCCAGGTAATTCTGGAGCTGTTCCTTAACTCCTTCACGGGTATTACCGATACATGTGAAATGAGTTACCGGAATTGTATCGTTATCAGCGTCAGCGATCAATTTGCAGACTTCCATATTCTTGCCTACATTTGTTCCACCGGCGCCATATGTACAGGAAACATATTCCGGATTGTATTTGTAAAGATGATTCAGTGTATCCGGCAGTTTCTCCATTCCTTTGTCTGTCTTTGGCGGAAATACCTCAAATGACAGTATTGTCCGTTCCTCCATAATTTCACTTAATCTCTTGCTCATGCAGCAACCTCCACTTTCTTATATTTGGTATCTCTATGTTACTTCTCCTGCAAAGCAGGGGACTTTCTCAGTTACATTCAAGCTTTACCACGCTGTTGGCCAGGTCCACCATGAGGATCTTACCTTCTACCACGCGCTCATCGCCCATGATATCCCGAATAATGATCTTGTCACCGTCCACATCAAGTCTGCTGACATTTTTACAGATCACTGTATTGTCACTTTCTTTAAAAACAGTAGCTAAACACATATTTATGCCTCCTTTAACTGCTCTTTCACAAGTGTCAGCGCCAGGCTGAGGCGCATATTTCCTTTCTGAAATTCAGAAACGCCTTCGGAAATCTGTTTTGCTGCGTCATCCATCCCCAGCTTTTTCAGATTTTCCGCCATCTGTTCCAACTCTGCAGCGTGCTGCTCATTATGCTGCAGCATATAAGTTAAAAGCGCAACTGTCTCATTTTTGCAGTCACCGCCGCAGGAAGAACATTCATGTCCGTGCTCATGGGAATGTCCGCATTCATGAGAATGCTCATGACAATGAGAATGTTCACTGCCATGGGCATGCGCTACTGAATTACCGTTTTCATCTTGTACTAAATGCATGATTTTTGCTCCTTTCCGGCATATCAAAAAACGATATGACATTTATTTGTCAATTATGTTTTATTATATCCTATAATCACTGAATATTCAATAGATATCATCCAGTTTTATCGTCCAAAATCATGTATTTTTTTTTATCCAATTCGAAAAATTGTAAAAAATGACGAAAAAGCATTATAAAGTACCAAAAGCGATTTTTATTACTTTCTTAATATCTTTTTTACGTTTATATGGTATAATAGGAACGATTGGGATGAAGAAAATACTGTAATTTACCATATTCAGTATGCTTAAAAAGGAGGTATTGATCCTTATGACTGATATATCATGCCTTGACCTGAACAGCGGAGCCAAAATGCCGCTCCTGGGGCTAGGCGTTTACAAAGCTACAGGGGAACACGAGGTGGAAGATGCCATTGCAGCCGCTCTTGACATCGGATACCGGCTGTTCGATACCGCTTCTGCCTATAAAAATGAAGATGGTGTGGGCCGTGCACTCAAAGACAGTTCCATCCCCAGGAAGAAACTGTTTGTCACCACTAAAATCTGGAATAACGCGCAGCGTATCGGAGATATTGAAGGTGCTTTTCACAGAAGTCTTGAACGTCTTCAGCTGGACTACGTAGATCTGTATCTGATCCACTGGCCGGTACCGGGCTGTTACCTTGAGACCTGGCGGCAGATGGAAAAGCTCTATGCAGCGGGTAAAGCCCGTTCCATCGGAGTCAGCAATTTTGATATTTATCAGCTGGAAGAACTGGCAAAAATTTCTGATATCGTTCCGGCTGTCAATCAGATCGAGGTGCACCCTCTCTGGAACCAGTCAGAACTCATCTCCTACTGCCAGTCCAGGGGAATTGCAGTTCAGGCATATGCGCCTTTAGCACGCGGAGCTTATCTTGATCGTCCGGAACTCGTTGAAATAGCCCTGAATCACGGAAAAAGTGTATCACAGGTCGGCCTGCGCTGGTCTGTCCAGAAAAATATTTCTGTTATTCCAAAATCCACAAAGAAAGAACGCATCGAAGCCAATGCCCAGATTTTTGATTTTTCACTGACCGATGACGAGATGAGGGCTATAGACAGTATGGACGAGAAATTTCGAAGCGCTTCGGTTCCGCCGGATCTTCTTTAATCTTTTCGGCTGGTAGTTTTATCACGTATTTTTTATCAAACAGAAGATCCCTGCGGGCAGCCTGATGTTCATGCTGCCCGCAGGGATGCTTTTATATACGGGTAATGCCGTTTTATTTCCAGAGATTCTCCCCTGCCTCATCTTTTTTCACACGCATCATAAGTTCTGAAAGTGCATCTACAGGTTTTTTGTTCTCAAACAGTACTTTATTGACTTCTGTTACGATCGGCATATCTATCTGATATTTCTCTGACAGTGTCAGCGCCGCTTTCGCGGAATATACCCCTTCAACAACCATTTTAACTTCATCCATGGCTTCCTGCATGGTGTATCCCTGTCCCATCAGATATCCCGCCTTGCGGTTTCGGCTGTGCTGGCTTGCACAGGTCACGATCAGGTCTCCGATCCCGGAAAGCCCGGTCAAAGTCTCCGCATGTGCACCCATGGCAATTCCGAGGCGTTTTATCTCTGCAATGCCGCGGGTAATCAGTGCCGCTTTTGTATTATCTCCACAGCCCAGTCCGTCAGCAATGCCCGCCGCAAGTGCGATTACATTTTTCAGGGAACCGCCCAATTCGATCCCGAGGATATCCGGGCTTGTATACACACGGAATACAGGACACATGAATAATCCCTGAATATATTCTGCCGTCTCTCTTGTCCTGGCACCAACGACACACGTGGTCGGAAGTCCTCTTCCCACTTCCTCCGCATGACTCGGACCCGAAAGCACCGCAACATTCGCCTGCGGAATCTCTTCCTCAATGATCTCACTTAGCGTCATCAGCGTATTTTCTTCAATCCCTTTCGCCACATTTACGATAATCTGTCCGTCCTTTACCATCTCCTTCATAGAATGTGCAGTGCTGCGTGTAAACGGCGAAGGCACTGCCAGCACGACAAGGTCCCTGTCTGTCAGGGTCACCTGAAGGTCATCCGTTACAATAACCTCCTCCGGGATCCTGACCCCGGGCAGTTTGCTCTCGTGTTCCCTTTTCATGCGGAGCATTTCTACTTCTTCTTTGATGACGGACCAGAGAATCACCTCATGTCCATTTTTATGCAGCAGCAGCGCCAGGGCTGTTCCCCAGCTGCCAGCTCCCACAACACTTACTTTAGCCATTCTAATTCCTCCTGCGCATTTTATTATTTAACTGTTCCGTTACTTTTTATGCTTGCTGCTTAAATATGTTTTATTCTCATTTCCATGTACAAGTCTTACGATATTGGCGCGGTGGCGGTATACTGCCATAGCTGTCAGAAATGCAGCGACCGCATACATTTCATACAGATACCCGGGCTCCATCTCAAAGTATCCGAGCTGCCCGAGAAGCACCGTTCCGCCCATAAACATAACGTACACCAGCATGGAACCAAGTGAAACATAGTGGGTAATGAAAAACGTAGTAAAAAAAACGACGATCCCGGCGATCAGAAGTCTCCAGTCAAATGATATGATAAGACCTGCCGTCGCCGCGATTCCCTTTCCCCCGCGAAATTTCAGATAGCACGGAAAATTATGTCCCAGTATCGTTCCCGCAGCTGCATAAAGCCCCAGCAAACGAATATACTCTGCATGGCTTTGCCCAAACAGCAGCCTTACAGTCACTACAGCCAGTATACACTTCAGACAGTCTCCGGCGAAGGTGATCAGTCCCGCCTTCAGGCCAAGCGTACGCAGCGCATTCGTCGTACCGGCATTGCCGCTTCCATGTTCCCGGATATCAATTCCGTGCAGCCTTCCATAAATATAAGACGTCTGAAACAACCCAAACAGATAGCCTATCGCCAGACATAATAACCGTACCATTTCCCCTACTCCTTATTCTTTCGTTCTCTGATAATAAATTTTAGTGAAGTCCCCCGGAATCCAAATGCATCCCTGATTCTGTTTTCGAGGTATCTCGTATATGAAAAATGCATGAGTTCCTTATCATTGACAAAGATCACAAATGTCGGCGGTTTCACAGAAACCTGTGTGATATAATAAAGCTTCAGCCGTTTTCCTTTATCTGAAGGAGGCTGCTGCAGTGCGACCGCTTCTGTCATGATCTCATTCAACACACCGGTCTGAACCCGGAGTGTCTGATTTTCAAGTACCATATCAATGGTTTCAAACAGTTTCGGAAGCCTCTGTCCCGTCTCGGCAGAGATAAACATCAGTTCCGCATACGGCATATAAGCCAGAACTTCTCTTACCTTGTTCGTATACTTATAAATTGTTTTATCGTCTTTTTCTATAGCATCCCACTTATTGACTGCTATGATAATGCCCTTGCCACGCTCATGTGCAATACCGGCTATTTTTGCATCCTGCTCTGTCACGCCTTCCTGCGCGTCGATCACAACGATGACAACATCCGCCCGTTCCACAGCCGTAACAGTCCGGATAATACTGTAACGTTCCAGTTCTTCCCTGATTTTATTCTTTCTCCGAAGCCCTGCCGTATCAATGAAAATATACTCTCTTTTGTTCCAGATCACGCTTGTATCGATCGCGTCCCTTGTTGTCCCCGCAACGTCTGATACGATCACACGGTTCTGTCCCAGGAGCTTGTTGACTATGGATGATTTTCCCACGTTTGGTTTTCCCACGATTGCAATATGCGGGATGTCATCCTCTTCTTCCTTCAGGCTTTCCTTGTCAAAGTACTGTGTCACAACATCCAGAAGATCTCCTATCCCCAGCTTTGATGCTGCAGAGATCGGCATCGGGTCCCCGATTCCCAGGTTATAGAACTCATAGACATCCATCATGTATTTATCAAAATTGTCCACCTTATTGACTGCCAGCACCACCGGCTTTGCACTGCGCCGCAGCATATCTGCCACTTTTGCGTCAGAATCAACAAGTCCCTGGCGTACATCTGTGATGAAGATAATCACATCCGCCGTATCAATCGCGATCTGCGCCTGTTCCCTCATCTGAGACAGAATAATATCGCTGCTCTCCGGCTCTATACCGCCGGTATCGATCAGCGTGAAATGAAAATTCAGCCAGTCCACATCTGCGTAGATCCTGTCCCTCGTAACGCCGGGCGTATCCTTCACGATAGAAATATTTTCGCCTGCCAGCGAATTAAACAGGGTTGATTTCCCCACATTCGGCCTGCCCACAATTGCTACAATCGGTTTGCTCATATATTTGTCTTCCTTTCATATCACCATCCGGCGCCTCGCCCAGCACTGCTCTCACGAACGCCTCTCCGCTTTCCTCCACAATACGCACAGGTACTCCCAGCTTTTCCCCAAGCTGCGGTACGGT
This window encodes:
- a CDS encoding aldo/keto reductase, translated to MTDISCLDLNSGAKMPLLGLGVYKATGEHEVEDAIAAALDIGYRLFDTASAYKNEDGVGRALKDSSIPRKKLFVTTKIWNNAQRIGDIEGAFHRSLERLQLDYVDLYLIHWPVPGCYLETWRQMEKLYAAGKARSIGVSNFDIYQLEELAKISDIVPAVNQIEVHPLWNQSELISYCQSRGIAVQAYAPLARGAYLDRPELVEIALNHGKSVSQVGLRWSVQKNISVIPKSTKKERIEANAQIFDFSLTDDEMRAIDSMDEKFRSASVPPDLL
- a CDS encoding CooT family nickel-binding protein translates to MCLATVFKESDNTVICKNVSRLDVDGDKIIIRDIMGDERVVEGKILMVDLANSVVKLECN
- a CDS encoding AAA family ATPase: MAHVIAMAGKGGVGKTTLTGLLIQELCREKKGPVLAVDADANSNLNEVLGVEVDYTLGDIREEVAQAEMAVKSPIPPSMSKADYTEIKFNSALIEEDDFDMLVMGRTQGKGCYCFVNGLLQAQLAKLQNHYPYIVVDNEAGMEHISRGILPSMQTAILVSDCSRRGVQAAGRIAELIRECNMKPKTVGLIVNRAPKGELNEGTKEEIEKQGLTLLGIVPQDETVYQYDCDGKPTVELPEDSPVKQAMRDIIKKLDL
- a CDS encoding methylenetetrahydrofolate reductase: MSKRLSEIMEERTILSFEVFPPKTDKGMEKLPDTLNHLYKYNPEYVSCTYGAGGTNVGKNMEVCKLIADADNDTIPVTHFTCIGNTREGVKEQLQNYLDNGVDHMLALRGDLPFGWTGTGGDFAYATDLVAYARKEFGDKFEIAVAGSPEGHIACRSLEADITFLKQKQDNGADYIMTQLCWDMEQFKYWLDAIREAGITMPVDVGIMPILDMAATINMALSRNGCVMPRELCEIISKNWIFPNPFDKEPFDAAADEKKAAFKEAGKEYTIRQIDEYRACGVNGIHLYALNKWEDVSEIIDRSGICTLV
- the der gene encoding ribosome biogenesis GTPase Der, giving the protein MSKPIVAIVGRPNVGKSTLFNSLAGENISIVKDTPGVTRDRIYADVDWLNFHFTLIDTGGIEPESSDIILSQMREQAQIAIDTADVIIFITDVRQGLVDSDAKVADMLRRSAKPVVLAVNKVDNFDKYMMDVYEFYNLGIGDPMPISAASKLGIGDLLDVVTQYFDKESLKEEEDDIPHIAIVGKPNVGKSSIVNKLLGQNRVIVSDVAGTTRDAIDTSVIWNKREYIFIDTAGLRRKNKIREELERYSIIRTVTAVERADVVIVVIDAQEGVTEQDAKIAGIAHERGKGIIIAVNKWDAIEKDDKTIYKYTNKVREVLAYMPYAELMFISAETGQRLPKLFETIDMVLENQTLRVQTGVLNEIMTEAVALQQPPSDKGKRLKLYYITQVSVKPPTFVIFVNDKELMHFSYTRYLENRIRDAFGFRGTSLKFIIRERKNKE
- the plsY gene encoding glycerol-3-phosphate 1-O-acyltransferase PlsY, encoding MVRLLCLAIGYLFGLFQTSYIYGRLHGIDIREHGSGNAGTTNALRTLGLKAGLITFAGDCLKCILAVVTVRLLFGQSHAEYIRLLGLYAAAGTILGHNFPCYLKFRGGKGIAATAGLIISFDWRLLIAGIVVFFTTFFITHYVSLGSMLVYVMFMGGTVLLGQLGYFEMEPGYLYEMYAVAAFLTAMAVYRHRANIVRLVHGNENKTYLSSKHKK
- a CDS encoding NAD(P)H-dependent glycerol-3-phosphate dehydrogenase, with the protein product MAKVSVVGAGSWGTALALLLHKNGHEVILWSVIKEEVEMLRMKREHESKLPGVRIPEEVIVTDDLQVTLTDRDLVVLAVPSPFTRSTAHSMKEMVKDGQIIVNVAKGIEENTLMTLSEIIEEEIPQANVAVLSGPSHAEEVGRGLPTTCVVGARTRETAEYIQGLFMCPVFRVYTSPDILGIELGGSLKNVIALAAGIADGLGCGDNTKAALITRGIAEIKRLGIAMGAHAETLTGLSGIGDLIVTCASQHSRNRKAGYLMGQGYTMQEAMDEVKMVVEGVYSAKAALTLSEKYQIDMPIVTEVNKVLFENKKPVDALSELMMRVKKDEAGENLWK
- a CDS encoding cobalt transporter, whose translation is MHLVQDENGNSVAHAHGSEHSHCHEHSHECGHSHEHGHECSSCGGDCKNETVALLTYMLQHNEQHAAELEQMAENLKKLGMDDAAKQISEGVSEFQKGNMRLSLALTLVKEQLKEA